In Haliotis asinina isolate JCU_RB_2024 chromosome 15, JCU_Hal_asi_v2, whole genome shotgun sequence, one DNA window encodes the following:
- the LOC137266024 gene encoding BRISC complex subunit Abraxas 2-like: MAASVSGTVLSSLFYDQINSPGDQEGYLLGKIVNHVQDKISDSQISNCKVETVIYVYSYLPWPNEDRLYNSVGRVDPTKAMTLLQGKHQDLIGWYKFRRNSTLRPSLRETNLHRNLIESLPVEEDSNFLFLLCSASLSYNKATHTFDHALLHNHNGKFQKVAMRVINLGDTTHTEYKTRGNLTVNPQGGSLTTFINQFQSEFMSGSGAMLEINKIQGMSTNLHTRLQGLSQQVEKSEESLSALEEEIKLMSYRLLEQEEKIKAERKAAQKPPSPTPAEVVSPVSPVTAQSFKVNTGRSEHRLRVSISETSRRPRQISIEEDDTDRPEATKRSPDVCLLDLEEKEQECQINSAILQPMSNSMDVDGGRVQRTRSRKVKSEGVDDSGQQETPQQAQGSAGVTTKEDSDSSQSKDAFSFVNNIIEKEKVHLEQTSSKTSSHEVGKPTVKRETNTNSSNVTTARRPHSRIEAQVTRSRKAEIGETSGSTARVGSPSPRIRQPAKTTTVTGASAAEVKGERSRPQRVRSRPGQGVRSRSRESPTGSQRLGTSISNVSRTKSASPSHCRTPVRKTTCENGTDGGSVIDDSKLSSSPVF, encoded by the exons ATGGCGGCGAGTGTCAGTGGGACAGTTTTGTCATCCCTCTTCTACGATCAAATAAACAGTCCTGGGGATCAA gaAGGTTATCTTTTGGGGAAAATCGTCAACCATGTTCAAGATAAGATTAGTGACTCGCAGATCAGCAACTGCAAAGTTGAAACTGTCATAT ATGTCTATTCATACCTGCCTTGGCCAAATGAGGACCGACTGTACAACTCAGTTGGACGAGTGGATCCAACCAAAGCAATGACCCTTTTGCAAGGGAAGCACCAG GATTTGATTGGTTGGTACAAGTTTCGTCGAAATTCAACCCTACGTCCATCACTGAGAGAAACTAACCTGCATCGTAACTTAATCGAGAGTCTGCCTGTGGAGGAAGATAGTAACTTCCTTTTCCTCCTGTGCTCTGCCTCCCTGTCCTACAACAAGGCCACCCACACTTTCGACCACGCTCTTCTTCATAACCACAATGG TAAATTCCAGAAGGTTGCAATGAGAGTGATCAACTTGGGAGACACTACCCACACAGAGTACAAGACTCGAGGCAACCTAACCGTCAACCCCCAGGGGGGCTCACTCACCACATTTATCAACCAGTTCCA GAGTGAATTTATGTCTGGTTCTGGTGCCATGCTTGAGATTAACAAGATTCAGGGAATGTCTACAAACCTCCACACAAGACTGCAG GGACTTTCACAGCAGGTAGAGAAGAGCGAGGAGAGTTTGTCTGCTCTGGAGGAAGAAATCAAACTGATGTCGTACAGACTTCTGGAACAGGAAGAGAAGATAAAAGCGGAGAGAAAAGCTGCACAGAAGCCCCCAAGTCCCACACCAGCAGAAGTTGTCTCACCTGTCAGCCCAGTGACTGCACAGTCCTTTAAGGTGAACACTGGTCGGAGTGAACACAGGCTGAGAGTCAGTATTAGTGAGACCAGCCGAAGACCCAGACAGATCAGTATCGAAG AGGATGACACAGATCGTCCTGAGGCCACTAAAAGAAGTCCTGACGTCTGCTTGTTGGACCTGGAGGAGAAGGAACAAGAGTGTCAAATTAATAGTGCAATCTTACAGCCTATGAGCAACAGCATGGACGTTGATGGAGGACGTGTGCAGCGGACTAGGTCAAGGAAAGTGAAATCAGAAGGTGTTGATGACAGTGGCCAACAAGAAACCCCTCAGCAGGCCCAAGGTTCTGCTGGTGTGACCACAAAGGAAGACTCAGACAGCAGTCAATCAAAAGATGCTTTTTCATTTGTGAATAATATTATAGAAAAGGAAAAAGTTCATTTAGAGCAAACAAGTAGCAAGACCAGCAGTCATGAAGTTGGGAAGCCCACTGTGAAACGAGAGACtaatacaaacagttcaaaTGTTACCACTGCCCGAAGGCCACATTCACGAATTGAGGCCCAGGTTACAAGATCGCGGAAAGCAGAAATTGGAGAAACAAGTGGGTCTACCGCCAGGGTAGGGTCCCCATCTCCAAGAATTCGACAACCAGCTAAAACAACCACAGTTACTGGTGCTTCAGCAGCAGAAGTCAAAGGTGAAAGGTCAAGACCTCAAAGGGTTAGATCAAGGCCAGGTCAGGGTgtgaggtcaaggtcacgtGAAAGCCCCACAGGAAGCCAGAGGCTAGGGACAAGTATTTCAAATGTTAGTAGGACAAAATCTGCTAGCCCGAGTCACTGTAGAACCCCAGTCAGAAAGACCACGTGTGAGAATGGAACAGATGGTGGAAGTGTGATTGATGACTCAAAATTGTCATCATCACCTGTGTTTTAG